A single window of Thalassomonas viridans DNA harbors:
- a CDS encoding DUF2750 domain-containing protein, with protein sequence MSNNNQQSAADNPLLAEFLDQVKSEQVLWALQDKASKDWVVLSSINFEETDVMPVWSSEQRAKQHCIDEWQDYVPAQITVSDWLEFWIEDLNEDGIIIGVNWPVEGDCLELELGDFSQGIASIEDLA encoded by the coding sequence ATGAGCAACAACAACCAGCAAAGTGCAGCAGATAATCCGCTGCTGGCCGAATTTCTTGACCAGGTCAAGTCGGAACAGGTGCTATGGGCATTACAGGATAAGGCCAGTAAAGACTGGGTCGTGCTGTCCTCAATCAACTTTGAAGAAACAGATGTGATGCCGGTATGGTCCAGCGAACAACGCGCCAAACAACATTGCATCGACGAATGGCAGGATTATGTACCGGCACAAATCACGGTCTCCGACTGGCTGGAATTCTGGATTGAAGACCTGAACGAAGACGGCATTATTATCGGCGTCAACTGGCCGGTTGAAGGCGACTGCCTGGAGCTGGAGTTGGGAGATTTCAGCCAGGGCATCGCCAGTATCGAAGATTTGGCTTAA
- a CDS encoding EAL domain-containing protein, which produces MAHHLQPAVIKAKILIVDDDAVNIKILCQLLHEFDHQLLVAKSGEQALKLIKQVVPDLILLDIYMEQLTGIDVCRQIKADTRLEHIPVIFLTSSEADLEEAFAAGGVDYIVKPFKKEELLARVSTQLNMANLRNSLKLANEELGMMNVVLEEKVKQRTRDLVATNASLRKEIHERRYLQDRVDYLSRFDFVTRMFNRASMEERLEHFMSAMEPCCKLRAFFLYLDLDQFKVINDTCGHVAGDEILRALAELLKGSLGPEMVMARMGGDEFAFFYQKESEKQAVNQAQQIKKLIEEFHFAWENEVYQVGVSMGLVEIDNSFDGVNHLISIAERTCHESKMKGGGELSIYHVSKVDIEQKQQQMRWIPTIQQAIKNDDFFLCGQYIQAIDARYPSKMEVLIRLETPAHSVLPPGHFIPTAEKYHMISFIDRWVLANVLKQRALIDQGFQFSINLSGESISKESFADFAEKAISDAHIPGRQLCFEITETSAISNISSTRTFMKRIGKYGCEFSLDDFGTGTSSYGYLKELPVQYLKIDGIFIRNLESEKINRMMVKSITEISKEMGIKVIAECVENAPALAQLTSIGVDYAQGFHLHKPTRLSALSQQPA; this is translated from the coding sequence ATGGCACACCATCTGCAACCAGCAGTAATAAAAGCCAAGATCTTAATCGTTGATGACGACGCGGTTAATATTAAAATCCTCTGTCAGCTGTTACATGAGTTTGACCACCAGCTGTTGGTGGCTAAATCCGGCGAGCAGGCGCTGAAATTGATCAAACAAGTTGTTCCGGACCTGATCTTACTGGATATTTATATGGAGCAGTTAACCGGCATAGATGTCTGCCGGCAAATCAAGGCCGATACCAGGCTTGAACATATCCCTGTGATATTTTTAACCTCCAGTGAGGCGGATCTTGAAGAGGCCTTTGCCGCCGGCGGTGTGGATTATATTGTTAAACCCTTTAAGAAAGAGGAGCTGCTGGCCCGGGTCAGTACCCAGCTGAATATGGCCAACCTGAGAAACTCCCTTAAACTGGCCAATGAAGAGTTGGGCATGATGAATGTGGTACTTGAAGAAAAGGTAAAACAGCGTACCCGGGATTTAGTGGCCACCAATGCCAGCCTGAGAAAGGAAATTCACGAGCGCCGGTATCTGCAGGACAGGGTAGATTATTTATCCCGGTTTGATTTTGTTACCCGGATGTTCAACCGTGCTTCTATGGAGGAGCGCCTGGAGCATTTTATGTCGGCTATGGAACCCTGCTGTAAGCTCAGGGCTTTTTTTCTTTACCTGGATCTGGACCAGTTTAAAGTCATTAACGATACCTGCGGTCATGTCGCCGGCGATGAAATTTTACGGGCGCTGGCAGAATTGCTTAAGGGCTCGCTGGGGCCCGAGATGGTGATGGCGAGAATGGGCGGGGACGAGTTTGCCTTTTTCTACCAGAAAGAAAGCGAAAAACAGGCGGTAAACCAGGCGCAGCAGATAAAGAAACTGATCGAAGAGTTTCACTTTGCCTGGGAAAATGAGGTTTATCAGGTGGGGGTCAGTATGGGCCTGGTGGAAATAGACAACAGTTTCGACGGCGTCAATCATTTGATCAGCATTGCCGAAAGAACCTGCCATGAATCGAAAATGAAAGGCGGCGGCGAGCTTTCCATCTATCATGTCAGCAAGGTCGATATCGAGCAAAAACAGCAGCAAATGCGCTGGATCCCCACCATACAGCAAGCCATTAAAAATGATGACTTCTTCTTGTGCGGCCAGTACATTCAGGCCATTGATGCCCGCTATCCTAGCAAAATGGAAGTTTTGATCCGCCTGGAGACACCGGCGCACAGCGTCTTGCCTCCCGGGCACTTTATTCCCACGGCGGAAAAATATCATATGATTTCTTTTATCGACAGGTGGGTGTTGGCAAATGTGTTAAAGCAGCGGGCCCTGATCGATCAGGGGTTCCAGTTTTCCATCAACTTGTCGGGAGAGAGTATCAGCAAGGAGAGTTTTGCCGATTTTGCCGAAAAGGCCATCAGTGATGCACATATTCCCGGTCGCCAGCTTTGTTTTGAGATCACGGAAACCTCGGCCATTTCCAACATCAGTTCTACCCGGACCTTTATGAAACGCATAGGCAAATACGGCTGTGAGTTTTCTCTGGATGACTTTGGCACAGGCACTTCTTCGTACGGTTATCTGAAAGAGCTGCCGGTCCAGTACCTGAAAATCGACGGCATTTTTATCCGTAATCTCGAAAGCGAAAAAATTAACCGCATGATGGTGAAATCCATTACCGAAATCAGCAAGGAAATGGGTATCAAGGTGATTGCCGAATGTGTGGAAAATGCACCTGCGCTGGCCCAGTTAACCAGCATAGGCGTCGACTACGCACAAGGGTTTCATTTGCATAAACCCACCCGTCTGTCTGCGTTATCACAGCAACCGGCGTAA
- a CDS encoding response regulator produces the protein MSDAKTPSKLIICALLIFACHCLWALENSSPEAGSPSISLTDMAWSGVNAALVETGEQPPLIYRNALAGETTNRQGIGELELTDKELAWLQAHPVIRVGNEVDYAPYAFYLDGRAVGYSVDYIELLFKRLGIRAQYVPDNFSGLLERAKQKNIDLLHTLFRYPREREPFLHFTQAYKASVNVIVTRRGENGISGLADLASRKVAVVQGDAAIALLKKEYPQVVILEVGDNESALKAVALGKADATINELAVANFLIRKLLLNNLDIAGELKARQGADYGYHLAVRKDWPELVPLLNKAMASVKPEELAVLDNRWLVPAARERQSHEPLPFWADKKWRNLAVLTVIALLLTIITLLLFRLLDRSKKNPLAYQFASVGGKQMAVMLNAFLLAIALFLAWWALDKVRTKIEEQVRNSLQTVVTTSQEAMNIWATDQINELQQLAANPDLLSFVSSQLYFISQGKEQAAALIAEELQLLFAGLQGNHIGFFVIAEDGSNLAAMQGSAFGQENLIHRQRPELLQRVFQGEAVMVPPIISDEMLPGVANVAGHSFPPTMFFVVPVRDGAGKVIAALAERFNPHGEYARIHYLGRMGKSGETYSFDSRGQLLSKSRFEANLLKNGLLQANTQSILSIEIRDPGGDLTRGFHPALPVKERPLTRMAKSAVAGERGSDIQGYRDYRGIMVMGAWLWDPVLGIGMTTEMDADEAMEAYYSARLTVLSVLAVMVFISVAFTLFTMVIGSRANRALKLAHDTLEDRVFTRTRELEQALQELASNEQRLQIVVDNVPAAIFFKDARGHHQFVNNMFEQVVGLSQQEVMGKTDLQMFSREIAERLMTVDQQVMSSGKPLQFEEQGLHESVSDHDFLITKVPILSGDDKPLGLVGVALDISERKQAERRLKQALLDLKEQKFILDQHAIVAVTDLDGTISYVNDKFIEISGYAREELLGENHRLLESGYHDKIFWREMYQKVNAGEVWHSEVCNRAKDGHLYWVEATIATFSSDTGSPRAYVAIHTDISERKRYEAELEQARLQAETANRAKSDFLASMSHEIRTPMNGVLGMLGLLSNSTLTTEQQHRVTVAENSAKALLSLINDILDFSKIEAGKIELEELDFDLRHLLEEIALSMAFRADEKSLELLLDVTGIDSSMVIGDQSRLRQIVINLVSNALKFTHEGEVVITASLEQYNSEHLKFICSVRDTGDGIAADRISVLFDSFTQADVSTTRKYGGSGLGLTICKRLCQLMQGDIRVSSELGKGSCFTFEVLLKPSARSVKVMPRVDISRLHILVVDDNATNREIYRHQLEHWGASVAEAQSGETALALCRQHKENLFDIALIDMHMPEMDGESLAGAIRQQPGLDAMKMILMSSMPEVSEHQVLYDMGFSGFFTKPVATSDLFDALSVVAAEAEVSQEPATIVTRGYLDTFGRKPLTFQPLPAWPVNTRILLVEDNQVNQLVAQGLLQELSLDCDFAGNGFEAIAGLRESPQDAPYTLIFMDCQMPELDGYETTRRIRAGKAGERYLKVPVVAMTANAMKGDKEKCLAAGMDDYLTKPLAREAIVQALTSWLATDDTALQSGGQTPDLSAVSGELVRSRRAPEQILLHLPPVLRSVDFKNKRPESVETPKVYLKALSLYVQQGEKVLTQLSGDTLAGQLEDARKIVHAVKGTSGNLGMYLVYEQALVLEKVMAQGGSLEQTQVEQFCSYLQQSIDDARQILILNAVEQPDIQARDYAEVKRLLIDLLSKSELIPEELLLEFKVSAGKHIGADQVTLIMDVLESFDYEEALTLLTRQE, from the coding sequence GTGAGTGATGCTAAAACCCCATCTAAATTAATCATCTGTGCGCTGCTGATATTTGCCTGCCATTGCCTTTGGGCACTGGAAAATTCCTCCCCTGAAGCCGGGTCTCCCTCAATTTCCCTGACAGATATGGCCTGGTCAGGTGTTAACGCCGCTCTTGTCGAAACCGGGGAACAGCCGCCTTTGATTTACCGCAACGCCCTGGCGGGTGAAACGACAAACAGGCAGGGAATCGGGGAGCTTGAACTGACTGATAAGGAGCTGGCCTGGTTGCAGGCCCACCCGGTGATCCGGGTCGGTAATGAAGTGGATTATGCCCCTTACGCTTTTTATCTTGATGGCCGGGCGGTAGGCTATTCCGTTGATTATATTGAACTCTTGTTTAAACGTTTGGGGATCCGGGCGCAATACGTCCCGGATAATTTTAGCGGTTTGCTTGAGCGGGCCAAGCAAAAGAACATCGATCTGTTGCATACCCTGTTCCGTTATCCGAGGGAAAGGGAGCCGTTTTTACATTTCACCCAGGCGTATAAAGCCTCTGTTAATGTCATTGTTACCCGCCGGGGGGAAAACGGTATCTCCGGCCTGGCAGATCTTGCCAGCAGGAAAGTGGCTGTTGTGCAGGGGGATGCTGCTATTGCGCTGTTAAAAAAAGAATATCCGCAGGTAGTGATCCTTGAGGTCGGGGATAACGAATCGGCATTAAAGGCGGTAGCCCTGGGCAAGGCTGATGCGACTATCAATGAACTGGCGGTGGCTAATTTTCTGATCCGCAAGCTCCTGTTGAATAATCTTGATATTGCCGGAGAACTTAAAGCGCGCCAGGGAGCGGATTACGGCTACCACCTGGCGGTACGTAAAGACTGGCCTGAGCTGGTGCCGCTGTTAAACAAGGCGATGGCCAGTGTTAAACCTGAAGAGCTGGCGGTTTTGGATAACCGCTGGCTTGTCCCTGCGGCCAGGGAGCGGCAAAGTCATGAGCCTTTACCTTTCTGGGCGGATAAAAAATGGCGTAACCTGGCGGTGCTCACTGTTATAGCGCTGCTGCTGACGATTATTACCCTGCTGTTGTTCCGTTTGTTGGACCGTTCCAAAAAAAATCCGCTGGCTTATCAGTTTGCCTCAGTCGGCGGCAAACAAATGGCGGTGATGTTAAATGCGTTTTTACTGGCGATTGCCCTGTTTCTGGCCTGGTGGGCGCTGGATAAGGTGCGCACTAAAATTGAAGAGCAGGTGCGCAATTCTTTGCAAACCGTCGTAACCACCAGCCAGGAAGCCATGAATATCTGGGCGACGGATCAAATCAATGAATTGCAGCAGCTGGCGGCAAACCCGGACCTGCTGTCATTTGTCTCCAGCCAGCTCTATTTTATCAGCCAGGGAAAAGAACAGGCGGCGGCCCTGATTGCCGAAGAGCTGCAGCTGCTGTTTGCCGGCTTGCAGGGAAACCATATAGGTTTTTTTGTGATTGCCGAAGACGGCAGTAACCTTGCGGCGATGCAGGGCTCCGCCTTCGGACAGGAAAATTTGATCCACCGGCAAAGGCCGGAATTGCTGCAGCGTGTTTTTCAGGGGGAAGCCGTGATGGTGCCGCCGATTATTTCCGATGAGATGCTGCCCGGGGTTGCCAACGTTGCCGGGCATAGCTTCCCTCCTACCATGTTTTTTGTCGTGCCTGTTCGCGACGGCGCCGGCAAGGTTATTGCGGCGCTTGCCGAGCGTTTCAATCCCCACGGGGAGTATGCTCGGATACATTATCTGGGCAGGATGGGAAAAAGCGGTGAAACCTACTCTTTTGACAGCCGGGGGCAACTGTTGTCCAAAAGCCGCTTTGAAGCCAACCTGCTTAAAAATGGCCTGCTCCAGGCCAATACCCAAAGCATTCTTTCTATAGAAATTCGCGATCCCGGCGGCGACCTGACCCGGGGATTTCATCCTGCGCTGCCGGTGAAGGAGCGTCCGTTAACCCGGATGGCAAAAAGTGCCGTCGCCGGGGAGAGAGGCTCAGATATCCAGGGCTATCGCGATTACCGGGGCATTATGGTGATGGGGGCCTGGCTCTGGGATCCGGTTCTGGGCATAGGCATGACGACGGAAATGGATGCCGATGAAGCCATGGAAGCTTATTACAGTGCCAGGCTCACGGTACTTTCCGTGCTGGCGGTAATGGTGTTTATCTCGGTTGCCTTTACGTTATTTACTATGGTGATCGGCAGCCGGGCCAACCGGGCATTGAAGCTTGCCCACGATACCCTGGAAGACAGGGTTTTCACCCGCACCCGGGAGCTGGAGCAGGCTTTGCAGGAACTGGCCAGCAATGAACAACGCCTGCAGATAGTGGTGGACAATGTGCCGGCGGCGATCTTTTTTAAAGATGCCCGGGGGCACCACCAATTTGTCAACAATATGTTCGAACAGGTTGTCGGGCTGTCGCAGCAGGAAGTGATGGGAAAAACCGACCTGCAGATGTTTTCCAGGGAAATCGCCGAGCGGCTGATGACAGTGGATCAGCAGGTCATGAGCAGCGGCAAGCCCCTGCAGTTTGAAGAGCAGGGCCTGCATGAGAGTGTCAGCGACCATGACTTTTTAATCACTAAAGTGCCTATTCTTTCCGGGGACGATAAGCCTCTGGGGCTGGTGGGGGTGGCCCTGGATATCAGCGAGCGCAAACAGGCGGAAAGGCGGTTGAAACAGGCATTGTTGGATCTGAAAGAGCAGAAGTTTATCCTGGATCAGCATGCCATAGTTGCCGTGACCGATCTTGACGGCACCATCAGTTATGTTAACGATAAGTTTATTGAAATCAGCGGTTATGCCAGGGAAGAGCTGCTGGGGGAAAACCACAGGTTGCTTGAATCCGGCTATCACGACAAGATCTTCTGGCGGGAAATGTACCAGAAGGTCAATGCCGGTGAGGTCTGGCACAGTGAAGTTTGCAACCGCGCCAAAGACGGTCATTTATATTGGGTGGAGGCCACCATTGCCACTTTCAGCAGCGATACCGGCAGTCCCCGGGCCTATGTCGCCATTCATACCGATATCAGCGAAAGAAAACGTTATGAAGCGGAGCTGGAGCAGGCCAGGCTGCAGGCGGAAACCGCCAACCGGGCCAAAAGCGATTTTTTAGCCAGCATGAGCCATGAAATACGCACCCCCATGAACGGTGTGCTGGGGATGCTGGGCTTACTCAGTAACAGCACCCTTACCACAGAGCAGCAACACAGGGTGACGGTGGCGGAAAACAGCGCTAAGGCCCTGCTTTCCTTGATCAATGACATTCTCGATTTTTCCAAAATCGAAGCGGGTAAAATCGAACTGGAAGAACTGGACTTTGACCTGCGCCACTTGTTGGAAGAAATTGCCCTGAGCATGGCGTTTCGCGCCGATGAAAAAAGCCTGGAATTGTTGCTGGACGTGACCGGTATCGACTCTTCCATGGTGATAGGGGATCAAAGCCGCCTCAGGCAGATAGTGATCAACCTGGTCAGTAACGCCCTGAAGTTTACCCATGAGGGCGAGGTCGTGATCACCGCCTCACTGGAGCAATATAACAGCGAGCACCTGAAATTTATCTGTTCAGTCCGCGATACCGGTGACGGCATTGCCGCAGACCGCATTTCGGTATTGTTTGACTCCTTTACCCAGGCGGACGTTTCCACGACGCGTAAATATGGCGGCAGCGGTCTCGGGCTTACCATATGTAAAAGGCTGTGTCAGCTGATGCAGGGGGATATCCGGGTGAGCAGCGAATTGGGCAAGGGCAGCTGCTTTACCTTTGAGGTTTTGCTTAAACCCAGCGCCCGCTCGGTGAAAGTGATGCCCAGGGTGGATATCAGTCGTTTGCATATCCTGGTGGTGGATGATAATGCCACCAACCGGGAAATTTACCGCCATCAGCTTGAACACTGGGGGGCGTCCGTGGCGGAAGCACAAAGCGGCGAGACGGCATTGGCTCTGTGCAGGCAACATAAGGAAAATTTATTTGATATTGCCCTGATAGACATGCATATGCCGGAAATGGACGGCGAATCCCTGGCCGGGGCAATTCGTCAGCAACCCGGGCTTGATGCAATGAAAATGATCCTGATGAGCTCCATGCCGGAAGTCAGTGAGCATCAAGTGTTATACGACATGGGCTTTAGCGGCTTTTTTACTAAGCCTGTGGCGACTTCCGATTTATTTGACGCCCTGTCCGTGGTCGCCGCCGAAGCCGAAGTCAGCCAGGAGCCGGCGACAATAGTGACCCGGGGCTACCTGGATACCTTCGGCCGGAAGCCGTTAACATTCCAGCCTTTGCCTGCCTGGCCGGTAAACACCCGGATTCTGCTGGTGGAAGATAATCAGGTGAATCAGCTGGTGGCCCAGGGGTTGTTGCAGGAGTTGTCCCTTGATTGTGATTTTGCCGGCAATGGTTTTGAGGCTATCGCCGGGTTGAGGGAGTCGCCGCAGGATGCTCCCTATACCCTGATTTTTATGGATTGCCAGATGCCGGAGCTGGACGGTTATGAAACCACCCGCCGTATTCGCGCGGGCAAGGCCGGCGAACGTTATCTTAAGGTGCCCGTGGTTGCCATGACCGCCAATGCGATGAAAGGGGATAAAGAAAAATGCCTGGCCGCCGGTATGGATGATTACCTGACAAAACCTTTGGCCAGGGAAGCGATAGTACAAGCACTGACCAGCTGGCTGGCTACAGACGACACGGCCCTGCAGAGCGGCGGGCAAACGCCGGACTTGTCTGCCGTTTCCGGGGAGCTGGTGCGTTCGCGCAGGGCGCCGGAGCAAATTTTGCTGCATTTGCCTCCTGTCCTTAGATCTGTTGATTTTAAAAACAAAAGACCTGAGTCTGTAGAAACGCCCAAGGTTTATCTTAAGGCCCTGTCTCTCTATGTCCAGCAGGGGGAAAAAGTGTTAACGCAACTCTCTGGCGATACCCTGGCGGGGCAGCTGGAAGATGCCAGGAAAATCGTCCATGCTGTTAAAGGCACCAGCGGCAATTTAGGCATGTATCTCGTTTATGAGCAAGCCCTTGTGCTTGAGAAGGTGATGGCACAAGGCGGCAGTCTTGAGCAAACACAGGTTGAACAGTTTTGCAGCTACCTCCAACAATCCATTGACGATGCCCGGCAAATACTCATCTTAAATGCAGTGGAGCAGCCTGATATCCAGGCGCGTGATTATGCAGAAGTAAAGCGGTTACTTATTGATTTGCTCAGCAAAAGCGAACTCATCCCGGAAGAACTGCTGCTTGAATTTAAAGTCAGCGCCGGTAAGCATATCGGCGCTGATCAGGTCACTTTAATCATGGATGTACTGGAGAGCTTCGATTATGAAGAGGCCCTAACGCTATTGACGAGACAGGAGTAA
- a CDS encoding diguanylate cyclase, whose product MKEKNQLPRQYRILLVEDEPANIQMIAGCLSTDYILAIAKTRKKALELLSTSSFDLMLLDIQLPDGNGFEICQQVVANREKYGNISIIFMTSLDSPDDEARGLSLGGSDYIHKPVNAVVLRARVKLQIQLFRKNELLEHLTCFDGLTEIPNRRAFDDQLEKEWHRARRERKALSLAILDIDYFKQYNDLYGHPAGDQCLRIMAANLTTSFVRNSDFIARYGGEEFAVILYDTDLETAIQLMEKSLAAFIGKNIEHQGSVINACVTFSAGICTATPEADTFNNFLNTADKELYQAKAQGRARICGKYLSGPQEKT is encoded by the coding sequence ATGAAAGAAAAAAATCAGCTCCCCAGACAATACCGTATTTTGCTGGTGGAGGATGAACCCGCCAACATTCAAATGATTGCCGGGTGTTTAAGTACTGACTATATTCTTGCCATTGCCAAAACCAGGAAAAAAGCCCTGGAGCTGCTCAGCACTTCCTCATTTGACCTGATGTTGCTCGATATCCAGTTGCCGGACGGCAACGGCTTTGAAATCTGCCAGCAGGTAGTCGCCAACCGGGAAAAGTACGGCAATATCAGTATTATTTTTATGACCAGTTTAGATTCCCCCGACGATGAAGCCCGCGGGTTAAGCCTTGGCGGCAGCGACTATATTCATAAACCCGTCAATGCTGTCGTGCTGCGGGCCAGGGTGAAACTGCAAATTCAGTTGTTCAGAAAAAACGAACTACTCGAACATCTCACCTGCTTTGACGGCCTAACAGAAATCCCCAACCGCCGGGCATTTGACGACCAGCTGGAAAAAGAATGGCACCGGGCCAGGCGTGAGCGCAAAGCCTTGTCGCTGGCGATACTCGATATCGACTACTTCAAACAATACAATGATCTCTACGGGCATCCCGCCGGCGACCAGTGCCTGAGGATTATGGCGGCCAATTTAACCACTTCTTTTGTCAGGAATTCAGACTTTATTGCCCGCTACGGCGGGGAAGAATTTGCGGTTATCCTCTATGATACCGATCTGGAAACCGCGATACAGCTAATGGAAAAGTCGCTGGCCGCCTTTATCGGCAAAAATATCGAACACCAGGGCTCAGTGATAAATGCTTGCGTGACCTTTAGTGCAGGCATCTGCACCGCTACCCCGGAAGCGGACACTTTCAACAACTTTCTAAACACCGCAGATAAAGAGCTATATCAGGCAAAAGCCCAGGGCCGGGCACGTATTTGCGGCAAATACTTGAGCGGCCCCCAGGAGAAAACTTAG
- the rssA gene encoding patatin-like phospholipase RssA — MKIGLALGSGSARGWAHIGVIEALNRLGIHADIIAGCSVGSYVGAVYANDNLSDLKAWVKSLSEWQVAGLMGVGFKRGAIANGEKVFKQLQEFSTPTFELLEKPFGVVATDLYSGKEVWFTHGNVIEAVRASCATPALFPSVWHHGQNRWLVDGALVNPVPVSLCRHLGADFIIGVNLNSDHRPHLRENHTLERQNNQEKTDNFFAKSKSLVNQWLKRDPEEKVQPQSPSMLGTFTGALEIMQARVTRSKLAGEPPEILIEPQLGDFGMMEYHRAQELIDEGHASVERLEQQIKYQLGLS, encoded by the coding sequence ATGAAAATTGGCTTGGCGTTGGGCAGCGGTTCTGCGCGGGGGTGGGCGCATATAGGCGTTATCGAAGCCTTAAACCGGCTGGGGATTCATGCCGACATTATTGCCGGTTGTTCGGTGGGCTCTTATGTCGGTGCGGTATATGCCAATGACAACCTCAGTGATTTAAAAGCCTGGGTGAAAAGCCTGAGCGAATGGCAGGTGGCCGGCTTGATGGGAGTCGGCTTTAAACGCGGCGCTATCGCCAATGGCGAAAAGGTGTTTAAGCAGCTGCAGGAGTTCTCCACACCGACCTTTGAACTGCTGGAGAAGCCTTTTGGTGTTGTTGCCACAGACTTGTACAGCGGCAAGGAAGTCTGGTTTACCCACGGCAATGTTATTGAGGCGGTCAGGGCATCGTGCGCCACCCCGGCATTATTTCCCTCGGTGTGGCATCACGGGCAAAACCGCTGGCTGGTGGATGGTGCCCTGGTTAATCCCGTGCCCGTGTCTTTATGCCGCCACCTGGGAGCCGACTTTATTATCGGTGTCAATTTGAACTCAGATCACCGGCCGCATTTGCGGGAAAACCATACCCTGGAGCGGCAAAATAACCAGGAAAAAACCGATAATTTCTTTGCCAAGAGTAAAAGCCTGGTAAACCAATGGCTTAAACGTGATCCAGAGGAAAAGGTGCAGCCCCAGTCCCCGAGCATGTTAGGCACCTTTACCGGGGCGCTGGAAATCATGCAGGCCAGGGTAACCCGATCTAAACTGGCGGGAGAGCCGCCTGAGATACTGATAGAGCCCCAGTTGGGGGACTTTGGTATGATGGAATATCACAGGGCACAGGAGTTAATCGATGAAGGCCATGCCAGTGTCGAGCGCTTGGAGCAGCAAATCAAATACCAGCTGGGGTTAAGCTGA
- a CDS encoding GNAT family N-acetyltransferase yields MIKVRHFNPDDFPPVQEIYRQGIESGNATFETQVKSWSQWHQAMLEPCRLVAVQNDQLLGWAALSPISSRAVYRGVAEVSIYIAISAQGQGIGRLLMSQLITESESHGIWTLQAAIFPENEASINLH; encoded by the coding sequence ATGATAAAGGTTCGTCACTTTAATCCGGACGATTTTCCCCCGGTACAGGAAATATATCGCCAAGGCATAGAAAGCGGCAATGCCACCTTTGAAACCCAGGTAAAGTCCTGGTCGCAATGGCACCAGGCGATGCTGGAGCCATGCCGTTTAGTCGCGGTACAAAACGATCAGCTGCTTGGCTGGGCCGCTCTGTCGCCGATTTCAAGCCGGGCCGTTTACCGCGGCGTGGCCGAAGTCAGCATTTACATCGCCATAAGTGCGCAGGGGCAAGGCATAGGCAGACTATTGATGTCACAACTGATCACCGAATCGGAAAGCCACGGCATCTGGACCTTGCAGGCGGCCATTTTCCCTGAAAACGAAGCCAGCATCAACCTGCACTAG